One segment of Thermoanaerobacter kivui DNA contains the following:
- a CDS encoding site-2 protease family protein codes for MSFHEFSHGYVADKLGDPTPRQSGRLTLNPLAHIDPIGLLMLWILKFGWAKPVPINPMYFRDTKKGVLLVSLAGPLSNVLLAIISRILMVWFKDVAVVYPILYLLYIYNLIFAVFNIIPVPPLDGSKVLWSLLPPRQAYMISQYEIYGQVILLLLVFTGVIGQIIGPLMNALDSFITLILKPFGV; via the coding sequence ATGAGTTTTCATGAATTTAGCCATGGGTATGTGGCTGACAAGTTAGGTGACCCTACTCCAAGGCAAAGTGGTAGGCTTACATTAAATCCGTTGGCTCATATTGACCCCATAGGACTTTTGATGCTTTGGATTTTGAAATTTGGGTGGGCAAAGCCAGTGCCTATAAATCCCATGTATTTTAGAGATACCAAAAAGGGCGTATTATTGGTGTCTTTAGCAGGACCTCTTTCCAATGTTTTGTTGGCAATTATTTCGCGAATATTAATGGTTTGGTTTAAAGACGTGGCAGTAGTGTATCCAATTTTGTATTTGTTGTACATATACAATTTAATTTTTGCTGTTTTTAATATAATACCTGTGCCTCCGCTGGATGGCTCGAAGGTATTGTGGAGTTTACTTCCGCCAAGGCAGGCTTATATGATTTCTCAATATGAAATATATGGACAGGTTATTTTGCTCCTTCTTGTTTTCACTGGGGTTATTGGACAAATTATAGGGCCTCTTATGAATGCTTTGGACTCTTTTATAACTCTTATTTTAAAACCTTTTGGGGTGTGA